The following proteins are co-located in the Micromonospora coriariae genome:
- a CDS encoding zinc metalloprotease has protein sequence MGLRPSLLTRRAAGVASTTLALLLSTAAVGVVPAASAFSAAPGGACVEPTDSHANARMKPGAAAKHEPNELTAKQVRERDADLAAALRERATFRTGAGATALATVTIPVVVHVIQENSTRAGGNIPDSLITAQINVLNQAYSGATGGAATAFAFRLDAINRVTNPAWYPIVDGSSAERSMKSSLRVGGKNTLNIYLGELSDDLLGWATFPQRKLNSMDGVVVLSESLPGGTATNYNQGDTGTHEVGHWLNLYHTFQGGCGGSGDSVSDTPAEASPAYECPTGRNTCSAAGLDPITNFMDYTYDSCLYQFTPGQASRMLTAWNAYRAA, from the coding sequence ATGGGACTCCGTCCCAGCCTGCTGACCCGGCGTGCCGCCGGAGTCGCGTCGACGACCCTCGCGCTGCTGCTCAGCACCGCCGCCGTGGGCGTCGTTCCGGCTGCCTCGGCATTCTCCGCAGCCCCCGGCGGCGCCTGCGTGGAGCCGACCGACAGCCACGCCAACGCCCGGATGAAACCCGGTGCCGCGGCCAAGCACGAACCGAACGAACTGACCGCGAAGCAGGTACGCGAGCGGGACGCGGACCTCGCCGCGGCGCTGCGCGAGCGCGCCACCTTCCGAACCGGAGCCGGCGCCACGGCGCTGGCCACAGTCACCATCCCGGTGGTGGTGCACGTGATCCAGGAGAACAGCACCCGCGCCGGCGGCAACATCCCGGACTCGCTGATCACCGCCCAGATCAACGTGCTCAACCAGGCATACTCCGGCGCCACCGGCGGCGCGGCCACCGCGTTCGCCTTCCGGCTCGACGCGATCAACCGGGTGACGAACCCAGCCTGGTACCCGATCGTGGACGGCTCGTCGGCCGAGCGGTCGATGAAGTCGTCGTTGCGGGTCGGCGGCAAGAACACGCTCAACATCTACCTGGGCGAGTTGAGCGATGACCTGCTGGGCTGGGCGACGTTCCCGCAGCGGAAGCTGAACAGCATGGACGGCGTGGTCGTGCTGAGCGAGTCACTGCCGGGCGGCACCGCCACCAACTACAACCAGGGCGACACCGGCACCCACGAGGTGGGCCACTGGCTGAACCTCTACCACACCTTCCAGGGCGGATGCGGTGGCTCGGGTGACAGCGTCAGCGACACCCCGGCCGAGGCGTCACCGGCGTACGAGTGCCCGACCGGGCGGAACACCTGCTCGGCTGCGGGGCTGGACCCGATCACCAACTTCATGGACTACACCTACGACTCGTGCCTGTACCAGTTCACGCCGGGACAGGCCAGCCGCATGCTGACCGCGTGGAACGCGTACCGGGCGGCGTAG